A stretch of Oncorhynchus gorbuscha isolate QuinsamMale2020 ecotype Even-year linkage group LG24, OgorEven_v1.0, whole genome shotgun sequence DNA encodes these proteins:
- the LOC124012823 gene encoding GA-binding protein subunit beta-2-like isoform X2, which produces MSLVDLGKRLLEAARKGQDDEVRTLMANGAPFTTDWLGTSPLHLAAQHGHYSTAEVLLRAGVSRDARTKVDRTPLHMAASEGHNVIVDLLVRSGADINAKDMLKMTALHWAAQNGHQRVAETLVKHGADVHALSKFDKTPFDIAGDIQNADLMLLLQEGMQNQVNMNAEAGMTGSSAQPQFIIQGIPGLPGGVVNLADLLNNINSGDSEEAIAANSLDPGSIQHMVNEQGQRVITIVTDQHGNLQTGGLGQPFFVTMQHGQQMLAMPANQVTEEVVEEEPQPPPARKRKLEASANHMESGDTEQLQRQLQEANRKAQEYRQQLMCKEQEAEQYRMKLEAMSHSHTNGNSEQEEVVEEEEEEEVVVLQEGDIIIKTEELDSAEEQVTLVESVPSHTEVIS; this is translated from the exons ATGTCGCTGGTGGATTTGGGGAAGCGGCTCCTTGAGGCTGCACGGAAAGGCCAGGACGATGAAGTCAGGACACTCATGGCCAATGGGGCTCCCTTCACCACAGACTGG CTGGGCACATCTCCGTTGCACCTGGCCGCCCAACACGGGCACTATTCCACTGCCGAGGTGCTGCTCAGGGCAGGCGTCAGCAGGGATGCCCGAACCAAAGTGGACAGGACCCCTCTGCACATGGCTGCTTCAGAGGGCCACAATGTCATCGTGGATCTATTAGTCAGG AGTGGCGCAGACATTAATGCCAAGGACATGCTGAAGATGACTGCTCTCCACTGGGCCGCCCAGAATGGCCACCAAAGGGTAGCGGAGACGCTCGTGAAACATGGCGCCGATGTTCACGCTCTCAGTAAATTTGATAAGACGCCGTTTGACATCGCAGGAGACATCCAGAATGCAGACCTTATGCTCCTACTACAG GAGGGAATGCAGAACCAGGTGAACATGAACGCAGAGGCTGGCATGACGGGGAGCTCTGCCCAGCCTCAGTTTATCATCCAGGGCATCCCAGGGCTCCCGGGGGGTGTGGTCAACCTGGCAGACCTCCTCAACAACATCAACTCGG GTGACTCGGAGGAAGCCATAGCAGCCAATTCTTTGGACCCCGGCAGCATCCAGCACATGGTGAACGAGCAAGGTCAAAGGGTTATCACCATAGTGACCGACCAACACGGTAACCTACAGACTGGAGGGCTTGGTCAGCCATTCTTTGTCACCATGCAGCATGGACAACAGA TGTTGGCGATGCCAGCCAATCAGGTGACAGAGGAGGTGGTTGAGGAGGAACCCCAGCCCCCGCCTGCCCGCAAGAGGAAACTAGAGGCCTCTGCCAACCACATGGAGTCTGGAGACACG GAGCAGTTACAGAGGCAGCTGCAGGAGGCCAACCGGAAGGCCCAGGAGTACCGGCAGCAGCTGATGTGCAAAGAGCAGGAAGCAGAGCAGTACCGTATGAAGCTGGAGGCCATGTCGCACAGCCATACCAACGGCAACTCTGAGCAGGAGGAagtggttgaggaggaggaggaggaggaggtggtggtgctCCAGGAGGGAGACATCATCATTAAGACGGAGGAGCTGGACTCGGCCGAGGAGCAGGTGACGCTGGTGGAGTCTGTGCCCTCCCACACCGAGGTCATCTCATAa
- the LOC124012823 gene encoding GA-binding protein subunit beta-2-like isoform X1: MSLVDLGKRLLEAARKGQDDEVRTLMANGAPFTTDWLGTSPLHLAAQHGHYSTAEVLLRAGVSRDARTKVDRTPLHMAASEGHNVIVDLLVRSGADINAKDMLKMTALHWAAQNGHQRVAETLVKHGADVHALSKFDKTPFDIAGDIQNADLMLLLQEGMQNQVNMNAEAGMTGSSAQPQFIIQGIPGLPGGVVNLADLLNNINSAGDSEEAIAANSLDPGSIQHMVNEQGQRVITIVTDQHGNLQTGGLGQPFFVTMQHGQQMLAMPANQVTEEVVEEEPQPPPARKRKLEASANHMESGDTEQLQRQLQEANRKAQEYRQQLMCKEQEAEQYRMKLEAMSHSHTNGNSEQEEVVEEEEEEEVVVLQEGDIIIKTEELDSAEEQVTLVESVPSHTEVIS; encoded by the exons ATGTCGCTGGTGGATTTGGGGAAGCGGCTCCTTGAGGCTGCACGGAAAGGCCAGGACGATGAAGTCAGGACACTCATGGCCAATGGGGCTCCCTTCACCACAGACTGG CTGGGCACATCTCCGTTGCACCTGGCCGCCCAACACGGGCACTATTCCACTGCCGAGGTGCTGCTCAGGGCAGGCGTCAGCAGGGATGCCCGAACCAAAGTGGACAGGACCCCTCTGCACATGGCTGCTTCAGAGGGCCACAATGTCATCGTGGATCTATTAGTCAGG AGTGGCGCAGACATTAATGCCAAGGACATGCTGAAGATGACTGCTCTCCACTGGGCCGCCCAGAATGGCCACCAAAGGGTAGCGGAGACGCTCGTGAAACATGGCGCCGATGTTCACGCTCTCAGTAAATTTGATAAGACGCCGTTTGACATCGCAGGAGACATCCAGAATGCAGACCTTATGCTCCTACTACAG GAGGGAATGCAGAACCAGGTGAACATGAACGCAGAGGCTGGCATGACGGGGAGCTCTGCCCAGCCTCAGTTTATCATCCAGGGCATCCCAGGGCTCCCGGGGGGTGTGGTCAACCTGGCAGACCTCCTCAACAACATCAACTCGG CAGGTGACTCGGAGGAAGCCATAGCAGCCAATTCTTTGGACCCCGGCAGCATCCAGCACATGGTGAACGAGCAAGGTCAAAGGGTTATCACCATAGTGACCGACCAACACGGTAACCTACAGACTGGAGGGCTTGGTCAGCCATTCTTTGTCACCATGCAGCATGGACAACAGA TGTTGGCGATGCCAGCCAATCAGGTGACAGAGGAGGTGGTTGAGGAGGAACCCCAGCCCCCGCCTGCCCGCAAGAGGAAACTAGAGGCCTCTGCCAACCACATGGAGTCTGGAGACACG GAGCAGTTACAGAGGCAGCTGCAGGAGGCCAACCGGAAGGCCCAGGAGTACCGGCAGCAGCTGATGTGCAAAGAGCAGGAAGCAGAGCAGTACCGTATGAAGCTGGAGGCCATGTCGCACAGCCATACCAACGGCAACTCTGAGCAGGAGGAagtggttgaggaggaggaggaggaggaggtggtggtgctCCAGGAGGGAGACATCATCATTAAGACGGAGGAGCTGGACTCGGCCGAGGAGCAGGTGACGCTGGTGGAGTCTGTGCCCTCCCACACCGAGGTCATCTCATAa